The Streptomyces sp. NBC_00162 genome window below encodes:
- the ftsY gene encoding signal recognition particle-docking protein FtsY, translating into MDILILAVVIALVAVGAISGLVVSSRKKKQLPPTAPSSTPTITAPPAEPQVGEDAAPTVEEPRRTIEEVALPEAEAPAPAEEAEPEAPPAPAIEVPEPTAGRLIRLRARLARSQNSLGKGLLTLLSREHLDEDTWEEIEETLLVADVGVVPTQELVDRLRERVKVLGTRTPADLRALLKEELLTLVGTDFDRVVKTESGEDTPGVIMVVGVNGTGKTTTTGKLARVLVADGRSVVLGAADTFRAAAADQLQTWGDRVGARTVRGPEGGDPASIAYDAVKEGIAEGADVVLIDTAGRLHTKTGLMDELGKVKRVVEKHGPLDEILLVLDATTGQNGLTQARVFAEVVDITGIVLTKLDGTAKGGIVVAVQRELGVPVKLVGLGEGPDDLAPFEPEAFVDALIGD; encoded by the coding sequence ATGGACATCCTCATCCTTGCTGTAGTCATCGCCCTGGTCGCGGTCGGCGCGATCAGCGGGCTCGTGGTCAGCAGCCGCAAGAAGAAGCAGCTGCCGCCCACGGCGCCGTCGAGCACGCCGACCATCACTGCCCCGCCCGCCGAACCCCAGGTGGGGGAGGACGCCGCACCGACGGTCGAAGAGCCGCGCCGCACCATCGAGGAGGTCGCCCTCCCCGAGGCGGAGGCTCCCGCTCCCGCGGAGGAGGCCGAGCCGGAGGCTCCGCCCGCCCCCGCGATCGAGGTGCCCGAGCCCACCGCCGGCCGCCTGATCCGGCTGCGCGCCCGTCTCGCCCGGTCGCAGAACTCCCTCGGCAAGGGGCTGCTCACGCTGCTCTCCCGGGAGCACCTCGACGAGGACACCTGGGAGGAGATCGAGGAGACCCTCCTCGTCGCCGACGTCGGTGTCGTCCCGACCCAGGAGCTGGTCGACCGGCTCCGCGAGCGGGTCAAGGTGCTGGGCACCCGCACCCCGGCGGACCTGCGCGCCCTCCTCAAGGAGGAGCTGCTGACCCTGGTCGGCACCGACTTCGACCGCGTCGTGAAGACGGAGAGCGGCGAGGACACCCCCGGCGTGATCATGGTCGTCGGCGTCAACGGCACCGGCAAGACCACCACCACCGGCAAGCTGGCGCGCGTGCTCGTGGCCGACGGCCGCAGCGTGGTGCTCGGCGCGGCCGACACCTTCCGCGCGGCCGCCGCCGACCAGCTCCAGACCTGGGGTGACCGCGTGGGTGCCCGCACGGTACGCGGCCCCGAGGGCGGCGACCCGGCCTCGATCGCCTACGACGCCGTCAAGGAGGGCATCGCCGAGGGCGCCGACGTGGTGCTCATCGACACCGCGGGCCGCCTGCACACCAAGACCGGCCTGATGGACGAGCTCGGCAAGGTCAAGCGCGTCGTGGAGAAGCACGGTCCGCTGGACGAGATCCTGCTCGTCCTGGACGCCACCACCGGCCAGAACGGCCTGACCCAGGCCCGCGTCTTCGCCGAGGTCGTGGACATCACCGGCATCGTGCTGACCAAGCTCGACGGCACCGCCAAGGGCGGCATCGTCGTCGCCGTCCAGCGCGAGCTCGGCGTCCCGGTCAAGCTCGTCGGCCTCGGAGAGGGCCCGGACGACCTGGCGCCCTTCGAGCCGGAGGCGTTCGTGGACGCCCTGATCGGCGACTGA
- a CDS encoding bifunctional DNA primase/polymerase — MGFTIGGSRGTKEFRSGARRRGRTSECTAVAEYTGLWGWDVVPGARAAAPARDCSCGDTRCTAPGAHPLAFAPTVKAGATLDEVTEAWGEYPGAAVLLPVGRSFDVIEVEAEAGRRALVRLERMGLPLGPVIETADGRAQFFVAPGAAAELPQLLYRMGWDDADLDLRALGHGCHVTAPPSDRAGLGQVSWLRPPALDSAGGPPQARLLLGTLAYICHRFRR, encoded by the coding sequence ATGGGCTTCACGATCGGCGGCAGCCGTGGCACCAAGGAGTTCCGCTCCGGCGCCCGGCGCCGCGGCCGGACCTCGGAGTGCACGGCGGTGGCGGAGTACACCGGGCTGTGGGGCTGGGACGTGGTCCCCGGCGCCCGCGCCGCGGCGCCCGCCCGGGACTGCTCCTGCGGGGACACGCGGTGCACCGCCCCCGGGGCGCATCCGCTGGCCTTCGCCCCCACGGTCAAGGCCGGGGCCACCCTGGACGAGGTCACCGAGGCCTGGGGCGAGTACCCGGGCGCCGCGGTGCTGCTCCCCGTGGGCCGCTCCTTCGACGTCATCGAGGTCGAAGCGGAGGCCGGACGGCGCGCACTGGTCCGGCTGGAGCGGATGGGCCTGCCGCTCGGACCGGTCATCGAGACCGCGGACGGCAGGGCGCAGTTCTTCGTGGCGCCCGGCGCGGCGGCCGAACTGCCGCAGCTGCTGTACCGGATGGGCTGGGACGACGCCGACCTGGACCTGCGGGCCCTGGGTCACGGCTGCCACGTGACGGCCCCGCCCTCCGACCGGGCCGGGCTCGGCCAGGTCAGCTGGCTGCGGCCGCCCGCGCTCGACTCGGCCGGGGGGCCACCGCAGGCCCGGCTGCTGCTCGGCACCCTCGCCTACATCTGCCACCGCTTCCGCCGGTAG